Within Penaeus vannamei isolate JL-2024 unplaced genomic scaffold, ASM4276789v1 unanchor502, whole genome shotgun sequence, the genomic segment ACGACGGGTAGCAGCAGCCAGCTGCGCACTGAGGCCGTCAGACGCCGCCTCCAGCTCATCGCCACGACGGGTAGCAGCAGCCAGCTGCGCACTGAGGCCGTCAGACGCCGCCTCGAGCTCATCGCCACGACGGGTAGCAGCAGCCAGCTGCACACTGAGGCCGTCAGACGCCGCCTCCAGCTCATCGCCACGACGGGTAGCAGCAGCCAGCTGCGCACTGAGGCCGTCAGACGCCGCCTCGAGCTCATCGCCACGACGGGTAGCAGCAGCCAGCTGCACACTGAGGCCGTCAGACGCCGCCTCCAGATCATCGCCACGACGGGTAGCAGCAGCCAGCTGCGCACTGAGGCCGTCAGACGCCGCCTCGAGCTCATCGCCACGACGGGTAGCAGCAGCCAGCTGCAGACTGAGGCCGTCAGACGCCGCCTCCAGCTCATCGCCACGACGGGTAGCAGCAGCCAGCTGCGTACTGAGGCCGTCAGACGCCGCCTCCAGCTCATCGCCACGACGGGTAGCAGCAGCCAGCTGCGCACTGAGGCCGTCAGACGCCGCCTCCAGCTCATCGCCACGACGGGTAGCAGCAGCCAGCTGCGCACTGAGGCCGTCAGACGCCGCCTCGAGCTCATCGCCACGACGGGTAGCAGCAGCCAGCTGCACACTGAGGCCGTCAGACGCCGCCTCCAGCTCATCGCCACGACGGGTAGCAGCAGCCAGCTGCGCACTGAGGCCGTCAGACGCCGCCTCGAGCTCATCGCCACGACGGGTAGCAGCAGCCAGCTGCGCACTGAGGCCGTCAGACGCCGCCTCCAGCTCATCGCCACGACGGGTAGCAGCAGCCAGCTGGGCCTTGACGTCGGACTCGGCCTCCAGCTCGTCCTCACGTCGTccagccttcctcttcttcatcactgaaaagaaaaggaatcctAATGAACATAATGTGATGACGGAAAGACCCAGAGAAAGCATGACCAAAATCCTTATATTCTTCTTGATTTGTTTTTCAAGATTTAGGATTTTCCTTCTATTGCAGCTGGCCTGGGACAATTAACCGTACAACCTGGGAACATACCACGGCTGCTGTTCGTATGGGCAAGGGAGGAGCAGGTCGGGTGGTGGGCGGCCAATTGGAATTTGTCGCAGCTCCTTGGtaagttttttaattttttgttcttACTAGGATATCATTGAATCTTATTGTTTTCGTGCATGATACACGCTTGAAACAATGGCACCGACAAATAAt encodes:
- the LOC138861013 gene encoding autotransporter adhesin BpaC-like, with translation MKKRKAGRREDELEAESDVKAQLAAATRRGDELEAASDGLSAQLAAATRRGDELEAASDGLSAQLAAATRRGDELEAASDGLSVQLAAATRRGDELEAASDGLSAQLAAATRRGDELEAASDGLSAQLAAATRRGDELEAASDGLSTQLAAATRRGDELEAASDGLSLQLAAATRRGDELEAASDGLSAQLAAATRRGDDLEAASDGLSVQLAAATRRGDELEAASDGLSAQLAAATRRGDELEAASDGLSVQLAAATRRGDELEAASDGLSAQLAAATRRGDELEAASDGLSAQLAAATRRGDELEAASDGLSTQLAAATRRGDELEAASDGLSVQLAAATRRGDELEAASDGLSAQLAAATRRGDELEAESDGLSAQLAAATRRGDELEAASDALSAQLAAATRRGDELEAASDGLSAQLAAATRRGDELEAASDGLSVQLAAATRRGDELEAASDGLSAQLAAATRRGDELEAASDGLSAQLAAATRRGDELEAASDGLSAQLAAATRRGDELEAASDGLNAQLAAATRRGDELEAASDGLSVQLAAATRRGDELEAASDGLARRGEAESSSSTSPFGIIDIQEKFRSR